The sequence CCTCAAAACAGGGGTGTCAATTACAGATCTTGGACTCAACGACTTCCGTATGGACCTGCTCAATTACGTCAAAACCCACGGCGATTTGAGAAGCTTGCCAACAGGCCTTCATGCAGTAGTTCCTTCTAATAGAGAACTGGGACTCTTGCCGGGTGTCATCTTTACACTCTATAACCGTAACCAAAACGTCAACATCAATCAACAAAACCGCCTACACCCCTACTACTTAGTCTACATCGGTAATGATGGCGAGATTATCGCGGACCATACGCAAGTCAAACAGCTTCTTGATTTGGCAAGAGCAGCGTGCAAAGGCCAAAGTGAACCGATTCACCAAGCGTATGAAGCCTTTAATGATGTAACGCAGGACGGACGGGATATGAACTACTACTCCGATCTTCTTGATCAGGCGATAAGTTCCATGATCGATGTACAAGAGGAGAAGGATATCGATTCTCTCTTTGGCGGAGGAAAAACATCAGCGTTGACCAGCAGGATTGAAGGTTTGGATGATTTTGAACTAATCAATTTCATCGTTGTCCAGGATGTTGAATAATGCTGTATGAGTACCCCATGCAAGCCTATTTTGGACGGGTGATTCCAAAAAGCAAGATATACGAGCACGGTAGTGTTAATACGGCGATGAGAGAGAAGTTTATTGCACAAATCGACAAGATCATTTGGAGTTATAAACTGGCCCCGGAAACGATCAACTTGGCTGCTTCAGAGAGCGTGCCCGAGATTCAGGTGTTTGATGTTTTTCTGAAAGCCAATGAACTGGGCGAAGATGTTTTAAGAGTCCTTGACAAAGCGATACCGTTCCCCATTATCTACCAAATCCATAGAAATGATCAAGTCAAAGTGAAAGCCGCGTACAAGCGGCCAAGTGAGTCGGATAAAAGAAAATGGGTGATTGAATCGTATTTCGAGAGTGAATGGCTTGACTCAGAAGATCCGAAAATTAAGCTTCCGGTAGCATTGAACTTAATAAAGCTGTATGAGCAGATGATCCAGTTTTTGATGCCGATCGACATTAGAGATCAACCGAATCAGGGGTCTCTCAAAGATCAAGTCGATAAAATTCAGCTCATT is a genomic window of Sulfurimonas sp. HSL1-2 containing:
- a CDS encoding DUF4391 domain-containing protein, with translation MQAYFGRVIPKSKIYEHGSVNTAMREKFIAQIDKIIWSYKLAPETINLAASESVPEIQVFDVFLKANELGEDVLRVLDKAIPFPIIYQIHRNDQVKVKAAYKRPSESDKRKWVIESYFESEWLDSEDPKIKLPVALNLIKLYEQMIQFLMPIDIRDQPNQGSLKDQVDKIQLIKAKEREYEKLKAKRDKEQQFNRKAELNSQLKLIKKELDELRQ